The following are encoded together in the Emcibacter sp. SYSU 3D8 genome:
- a CDS encoding D-alanine--D-alanine ligase, translating to MKPHVAVIKGGWSAERDVSLVSGSAAARALAARGYRVTEIDAGHDLAQKLAELKPDVAFNALHGRWGEDGCVQGILEVLEIPYTHSGVMASAVAMNKPMAKRVCAAAGVPVTEDRVVASEDLFKADPLPRPYVVKPVDEGSSVGVVILHPGDNTFSPDVEGPWQQNTEVMVERYIAGRELTCAVIGDRATTGVTELRPKRGFYDYEAKYSEGLTEHLIPAPVDPEIYERVRHLALSAHRALGCRGVSRADFRFDDTSGGAGELILLEVNTQPGMTPLSLVPEMAAYEGISFEDLVVWMVEDASCRR from the coding sequence ATGAAGCCTCATGTGGCGGTGATCAAGGGCGGTTGGTCCGCCGAACGTGACGTATCGCTGGTATCGGGCAGCGCGGCGGCCAGGGCGCTCGCCGCACGGGGCTACCGTGTCACCGAAATCGACGCGGGTCACGACCTGGCGCAGAAGCTGGCCGAGCTGAAGCCCGACGTGGCGTTCAATGCGCTGCATGGCCGTTGGGGCGAGGATGGCTGCGTCCAGGGCATCCTCGAGGTGCTCGAGATTCCCTATACCCATTCGGGCGTCATGGCCTCGGCCGTCGCCATGAACAAGCCCATGGCGAAACGGGTCTGCGCCGCCGCCGGCGTGCCGGTGACCGAAGACCGGGTCGTCGCCTCGGAGGATCTGTTCAAGGCCGATCCCCTGCCGCGGCCCTATGTGGTGAAGCCGGTCGACGAGGGATCGAGCGTCGGCGTCGTCATCCTGCATCCCGGCGACAATACGTTCAGCCCGGATGTGGAGGGGCCCTGGCAGCAGAATACCGAGGTGATGGTCGAGCGGTACATCGCCGGCCGTGAATTGACCTGTGCGGTGATCGGCGACCGGGCGACGACCGGGGTCACCGAACTGCGGCCCAAGCGCGGGTTCTACGACTATGAGGCAAAGTACAGCGAGGGCCTGACAGAGCACCTGATTCCGGCGCCGGTCGATCCCGAGATCTACGAGCGGGTCCGCCACCTGGCATTGTCGGCGCACCGGGCGCTGGGTTGCCGCGGCGTCAGCCGGGCAGACTTCCGCTTTGACGATACCAGCGGCGGCGCCGGCGAACTGATCCTGCTGGAAGTCAACACCCAGCCCGGCATGACGCCGCTGTCGCTGGTGCCGGAGATGGCCGCCTACGAAGGCATTTCGTTCGAAGACCTGGTCGTCTGGATGGTGGAGGACGCGTCATGTCGCCGCTGA
- a CDS encoding cell division protein FtsQ/DivIB, with protein sequence MSPLNPGRVMPGARDNAAAKRGGKQKRAGRRAMTDREAQAASFIHRRRMQRIRRIGAISGSVVVVVGGLWMWLAGTFTAMADAAPEMVPSISDLSGLTVNHIDVSGINSLEPEEIIIASGVEDGQKLGDIDLDVVRERVESVGWVRAARVSRILPGTIQIAVSERVPYAFWQQKRKLRLIDREGVEITQKDLVHFAKLPLVVGEGAPKHAKALFDIMDSEPALSARVKAAVRVGDRRWDLHFDNGSIVRLPEYGADAAWHRLAAVEGAKGILERDIVSVDMRLGDRTTVRLTPEAAQARRDAEAAAAKAAKALKNNGKG encoded by the coding sequence ATGTCGCCGCTGAACCCCGGACGCGTCATGCCCGGCGCCCGCGACAACGCGGCCGCCAAGCGCGGCGGCAAGCAGAAGCGCGCTGGACGGCGGGCCATGACCGACCGCGAGGCGCAGGCCGCCTCGTTCATTCACCGCCGCCGGATGCAGCGCATCCGCCGGATCGGCGCGATCTCCGGCAGCGTCGTCGTCGTGGTCGGCGGCTTGTGGATGTGGCTGGCCGGTACGTTCACGGCCATGGCCGATGCCGCGCCCGAGATGGTGCCCAGCATTTCCGACCTGTCGGGCCTGACGGTCAATCATATCGACGTCTCCGGCATCAACAGCCTGGAGCCGGAAGAGATCATCATCGCCTCGGGCGTCGAGGATGGCCAGAAGCTCGGCGACATCGATCTGGACGTGGTGCGCGAGCGCGTCGAATCGGTGGGATGGGTCCGGGCCGCGCGGGTATCGCGCATCCTGCCCGGCACCATCCAGATCGCCGTATCCGAGCGGGTGCCCTACGCGTTCTGGCAGCAGAAGCGGAAGCTGCGCCTCATCGACCGCGAAGGCGTCGAGATTACCCAGAAGGATCTGGTTCACTTCGCCAAATTGCCGCTGGTCGTGGGCGAAGGCGCGCCGAAGCACGCCAAGGCCCTGTTCGACATCATGGACAGCGAGCCGGCGCTGTCGGCCCGGGTCAAGGCGGCGGTCCGGGTCGGCGACCGGCGCTGGGATCTGCACTTCGACAATGGCTCCATCGTCCGGCTGCCGGAATACGGCGCGGATGCCGCGTGGCACCGGCTGGCTGCGGTCGAAGGCGCCAAGGGAATTCTGGAGCGCGACATCGTCTCCGTCGACATGCGGCTTGGGGACCGGACCACGGTTCGCCTGACGCCGGAGGCGGCACAGGCGCGACGGGACGCGGAAGCCGCGGCCGCAAAGGCGGCCAAGGCGCTCAAGAACAACGGTAAAGGCTAG
- the ftsA gene encoding cell division protein FtsA, protein MSSGKGGLVAALDIGSTKICCFIARVGDDGRIKVEGIGHQVSEGMRCGAVVDIEAVESSVRAAADAAERMSGETIRRAFVNVSSGFPNSEAIHVEVKIAGHQVGESDIRHALDEARRKAELLEREVLHTIPVTYAIDGSRGIRDPRGMYGDRLGVDIHVVTAASGPLRNLQLCMERGHLGIAGLCVSPYASGLAALVEDERQMGVTVIDMGGGTTTIAVFMDDALVYTDVVPIGGQHITNDIARGLLTPIVDAERLKTLHGSALRGSSDDREMISVSQMGEFEGDHTQSVPRSMLTGIIQPRVEEIFEAVHERLISSGFDQVAGKRVVLTGGGSQLQGARELATRILDKQVRLGRPLRVDGLAEATVGPAFATCAGLLAYAAQGFVRKGMMTTTTMLAPQESRSTMARVSQWIRENF, encoded by the coding sequence ATGTCGTCGGGTAAAGGTGGATTGGTCGCTGCACTGGATATCGGGTCGACGAAGATCTGTTGCTTCATCGCGCGCGTCGGCGATGACGGCCGCATCAAGGTCGAAGGCATCGGGCATCAGGTCTCCGAGGGAATGCGCTGCGGCGCGGTGGTTGATATCGAGGCCGTGGAATCGTCGGTCCGCGCCGCCGCCGATGCCGCCGAGCGCATGTCCGGCGAGACCATCCGCCGCGCATTCGTGAACGTCTCCAGCGGTTTTCCGAACTCAGAGGCCATTCATGTCGAGGTGAAGATCGCCGGCCACCAGGTGGGCGAGAGCGACATCCGCCATGCCCTCGACGAGGCCCGCCGCAAGGCCGAGCTGCTCGAGCGTGAAGTGCTGCACACCATCCCGGTCACCTATGCCATCGACGGCTCGCGCGGCATCCGCGACCCGCGCGGCATGTATGGCGACCGGCTCGGCGTGGACATTCATGTGGTGACGGCAGCCAGCGGTCCGCTGCGCAATCTCCAGCTCTGCATGGAGCGCGGCCATCTGGGCATCGCGGGATTGTGCGTGTCGCCCTATGCGTCGGGCCTGGCCGCGCTGGTCGAGGACGAGCGCCAGATGGGCGTCACCGTCATCGACATGGGCGGCGGCACCACGACGATCGCCGTCTTTATGGACGATGCGCTGGTCTACACCGACGTGGTTCCCATTGGCGGGCAGCACATCACCAACGATATCGCCCGCGGCCTCCTCACGCCGATCGTGGACGCCGAGCGGCTGAAAACGCTGCACGGCAGCGCGCTGCGCGGGTCGTCAGACGACCGCGAGATGATCAGCGTCTCGCAGATGGGCGAATTCGAGGGCGATCACACCCAGAGCGTGCCCCGTTCCATGCTGACCGGCATTATCCAGCCCCGCGTCGAGGAGATCTTCGAGGCGGTGCACGAGCGGCTGATCTCGTCGGGCTTCGACCAGGTTGCCGGCAAGAGGGTCGTGCTGACCGGCGGCGGCAGCCAGCTGCAGGGCGCGCGCGAACTCGCCACCCGAATTCTCGATAAACAGGTCCGCCTGGGCCGTCCGCTGCGCGTGGATGGGCTCGCCGAGGCAACCGTCGGACCCGCTTTTGCCACCTGTGCAGGTTTGTTGGCCTACGCGGCACAGGGGTTTGTCCGCAAGGGCATGATGACCACGACCACCATGCTGGCTCCACAGGAGTCCAGAAGCACCATGGCCCGCGTAAGCCAATGGATCCGCGAGAACTTCTAA
- the ftsZ gene encoding cell division protein FtsZ produces the protein MAISLSTPAITELRPKILVVGVGGAGGNAVNNMIRSKLEGVEFVVANTDAQALGNSLCERRIQLGVQITQGLGAGARPDIGAAAAQEAIDHLREPLAGAHMAFITAGMGGGTGTGAAPVIARMARDQGILTIGVVTKPFQFEGARRMTIAEEGIEELQKYVDTLIIIPNQNLFRLANEKTTFADAFNMADNVLHSGVRGITDLMVMPGLINLDFADVRTVMMEMGKAMMGTGEAEGDTRAIEAAEAAINNPLLDEVSMKGAHGVLINITGGLDLTLFEVDEAANRIRSEVDPDANIIVGSTFSEAMNGKMRVSVFATGIEAENATRASTTTVMSFPSIPAQPRTGTGYAGGAATAAVLHQPGRAAAAPAMPAAMSAAPLVSPMTAEASPVAETMEDAEELLTLDVADMVSEETAGPVTSSPADFIAPAREAASAEIPVRPSPRDADAFFAPPKPMEPERAPVAETRVNARPDPFAEAAMANGATPAPSKPSLFERMTGRGKKPETVADRSGPRLTREEAPMTLRNAGPRTEAASGTGTEDQIDIPAFLRRQAN, from the coding sequence ATGGCGATATCTTTGAGTACACCGGCGATAACCGAGCTTCGCCCCAAGATTCTCGTCGTCGGCGTCGGTGGCGCCGGCGGCAATGCCGTCAACAACATGATTCGCTCGAAGCTGGAAGGCGTCGAGTTTGTCGTTGCCAACACCGACGCCCAGGCGCTCGGTAACTCGCTCTGCGAACGTCGCATCCAGCTTGGCGTGCAGATCACGCAGGGCCTGGGCGCGGGCGCTCGCCCCGACATTGGCGCTGCCGCCGCGCAGGAAGCCATCGATCATTTGCGGGAGCCGCTCGCCGGCGCCCACATGGCGTTTATTACGGCCGGCATGGGGGGTGGCACCGGTACCGGTGCCGCCCCCGTCATTGCCCGGATGGCGCGCGATCAGGGCATCTTGACCATCGGCGTCGTCACCAAGCCGTTCCAGTTCGAAGGCGCCCGCAGGATGACGATCGCCGAGGAAGGCATCGAGGAACTGCAGAAATACGTCGATACCCTGATCATCATCCCGAATCAGAACCTGTTCCGGCTGGCGAACGAGAAGACCACCTTCGCGGACGCCTTCAACATGGCGGACAACGTGCTGCATTCGGGCGTGCGCGGCATTACCGACCTGATGGTCATGCCGGGCCTGATCAATCTCGATTTCGCCGACGTTCGTACGGTGATGATGGAGATGGGCAAGGCGATGATGGGCACTGGCGAAGCCGAGGGCGACACCCGCGCCATCGAGGCCGCCGAGGCCGCCATCAACAACCCGCTGCTCGATGAAGTGTCGATGAAGGGCGCCCACGGCGTGCTCATCAACATCACCGGCGGCCTGGACCTGACCCTGTTCGAGGTCGACGAGGCGGCCAACCGTATCCGCAGCGAAGTGGATCCGGATGCCAACATCATCGTCGGCTCGACCTTCAGCGAGGCCATGAACGGCAAGATGCGCGTGTCGGTGTTCGCCACGGGCATCGAGGCCGAAAACGCCACGCGCGCCTCGACCACCACGGTGATGTCGTTCCCCAGCATCCCGGCCCAGCCGCGGACCGGCACCGGCTATGCCGGCGGCGCCGCGACCGCAGCCGTGCTGCACCAGCCGGGACGGGCCGCCGCTGCGCCGGCGATGCCCGCCGCCATGTCGGCCGCGCCGCTGGTGTCGCCGATGACTGCCGAGGCGTCACCGGTCGCCGAAACCATGGAGGACGCCGAAGAGCTGCTGACGCTCGACGTCGCCGACATGGTCTCCGAGGAAACCGCCGGCCCGGTCACATCGAGCCCGGCGGATTTCATCGCGCCGGCCCGCGAGGCCGCCAGCGCCGAGATACCGGTCCGTCCCTCGCCCCGTGACGCCGACGCGTTCTTCGCGCCGCCGAAGCCGATGGAGCCGGAGCGGGCCCCTGTCGCCGAGACCCGCGTGAACGCACGTCCCGATCCTTTCGCCGAAGCGGCCATGGCCAACGGTGCCACCCCCGCACCGTCCAAGCCCAGCCTGTTCGAGCGGATGACCGGCCGTGGCAAGAAGCCGGAAACGGTCGCTGACAGGAGCGGTCCGCGCCTGACTCGCGAGGAAGCCCCCATGACCCTGCGCAATGCGGGGCCGCGGACCGAGGCGGCGTCAGGAACGGGTACCGAGGACCAGATCGACATCCCGGCCTTCCTGCGCCGGCAGGCGAACTGA
- a CDS encoding outer membrane protein assembly factor BamD, producing the protein MAAVVLAATLSACGGDKIEYADADVGTLYNKAHEFMAAGQYRFAAVMFDEVERQHPYSAWARRATLMSAYNHYLSNDYDSAILASQRFLALHPGNRDAPYAYYLIAISYYEQISDVGRDQKATQQALDSLNEVIRRFPGTDYAEDARLKVELTMDHLAGKEMTIGRFYMRQTEFIAGISRFRKVVKDFQTTSQVPEALHRLVECYLAVGLNLEAQKATAVLGYNFPDSKWFQYSYDLLEGKGLEPLDLPEDKGPHGGAGNFFEWLF; encoded by the coding sequence GTGGCCGCCGTAGTGCTTGCGGCGACCCTCAGCGCTTGCGGCGGTGACAAGATCGAATACGCCGACGCCGATGTTGGCACCCTTTACAACAAGGCCCACGAGTTCATGGCGGCGGGTCAGTACCGGTTCGCCGCCGTGATGTTCGACGAGGTCGAGCGCCAGCACCCCTATTCGGCCTGGGCGCGCCGGGCCACGTTGATGTCGGCCTACAATCATTATCTGTCGAACGACTACGATTCGGCGATCCTGGCCTCGCAGCGCTTCCTGGCGCTGCATCCGGGCAACCGCGACGCGCCCTATGCCTATTATCTGATCGCGATTTCCTACTACGAACAGATTTCGGACGTGGGCCGCGACCAGAAGGCGACCCAGCAGGCGTTGGATTCGCTGAACGAGGTGATCCGCCGTTTTCCCGGCACCGACTATGCCGAGGATGCGCGGCTGAAGGTCGAGTTGACCATGGATCATCTGGCCGGCAAGGAAATGACCATCGGCCGTTTCTACATGCGCCAGACCGAATTCATCGCCGGCATATCCCGCTTCCGCAAGGTGGTGAAGGATTTCCAGACCACCAGCCAGGTGCCCGAGGCGCTTCATCGTCTTGTCGAATGCTATCTGGCCGTGGGCCTGAACCTGGAAGCGCAGAAAGCGACGGCGGTCCTGGGCTATAATTTCCCGGACAGCAAGTGGTTCCAGTACAGTTACGACCTGCTGGAGGGCAAGGGTCTGGAACCCCTGGATCTGCCTGAGGACAAGGGACCCCATGGCGGCGCGGGCAACTTCTTCGAATGGCTGTTCTGA
- the recN gene encoding DNA repair protein RecN — protein MLTALAISNIVLIDQLSLEFRPGLSVLTGETGAGKSILLDSLGLVTGERADSGLVRAGSTGGAVTAEFDIPESHPVHAVLADQGLADEGHGLRLRRQIGADGRSRAFVNDQPVGVGLLARIGGLLVEIHGQQGQLGLLNPANHRALLDSFGGLQPQAAEVRDAWQTWRDAQAAVAAAREQLSKARADEDYLRHAADELTSLDPRPGEEEELAESRTAMMHGEQIAGELTEALSALAGDGGAEAGLRVALRRLERVAEKAGGRLDPVIDALGRGFTEIEEAGRALEAVGRDLEFDPRVLERAEERLFALRAAARKHGCTVEELPAVRDALVGQIEALETGEQGLAAMEQALHLAETDYAARAEALGDARAAAAARLDAAVMVELPPLKLERATFRTAVARLPRERWASHGADEVQFEVATNPGSAAGPLSKIASGGELSRFALALKVVLAEADSPTTLIFDEIDQGVGGAVAAAVGERLARLSDGAQVLVVTHSPQVAARGGVHLRVGKTVEGGVTLTRVEALASDERREEIARMLSGASITDEARAAATRLLEGAEG, from the coding sequence ATGCTGACCGCGCTGGCCATCAGCAATATTGTCCTCATCGACCAGCTGTCGCTGGAGTTTCGGCCCGGCCTCAGCGTGCTGACGGGCGAGACGGGCGCCGGCAAATCAATCCTGCTCGATTCTCTCGGCCTGGTAACCGGCGAACGCGCCGACAGTGGCCTGGTGCGCGCCGGCAGCACCGGCGGTGCGGTCACCGCGGAATTCGATATTCCCGAGTCCCATCCGGTCCATGCGGTGCTGGCCGATCAGGGCCTTGCCGACGAGGGGCACGGCCTGCGGCTGCGGCGGCAGATCGGCGCCGACGGCAGAAGCCGCGCCTTCGTCAACGATCAGCCCGTCGGCGTCGGCCTGCTGGCCCGGATCGGCGGCCTTCTGGTGGAAATTCACGGCCAGCAGGGTCAATTGGGGCTGCTCAATCCGGCCAATCACCGGGCGCTGCTCGATTCCTTCGGCGGCCTGCAGCCGCAGGCGGCGGAAGTCCGGGACGCCTGGCAGACCTGGCGGGACGCGCAGGCCGCCGTCGCCGCAGCGCGCGAGCAGTTGAGCAAGGCGCGGGCCGACGAGGATTATCTGCGCCATGCCGCCGATGAACTGACCAGCCTCGATCCCCGCCCCGGCGAGGAAGAGGAACTTGCCGAAAGCCGCACCGCAATGATGCATGGCGAGCAGATCGCCGGGGAACTCACCGAGGCGCTGTCCGCCCTTGCCGGTGACGGCGGCGCCGAAGCGGGCCTGCGCGTTGCCCTGCGCCGGCTGGAGCGGGTGGCCGAGAAGGCCGGTGGCCGCCTTGATCCGGTGATCGACGCGCTCGGCCGGGGATTTACCGAGATCGAGGAGGCGGGCCGCGCCCTCGAGGCCGTGGGCCGCGACCTGGAATTCGACCCGCGTGTTCTCGAGCGCGCCGAGGAACGCCTGTTCGCGTTGCGCGCAGCGGCGCGCAAGCACGGCTGCACGGTCGAGGAACTGCCGGCTGTCCGCGACGCGCTTGTCGGCCAGATCGAGGCGCTGGAAACCGGTGAGCAGGGCCTTGCCGCCATGGAACAGGCGTTGCACCTGGCCGAGACAGATTATGCCGCCCGGGCCGAGGCGCTGGGCGATGCGCGTGCGGCGGCGGCCGCCCGGCTCGATGCCGCCGTGATGGTGGAGTTGCCGCCGCTGAAGCTCGAGCGCGCCACCTTCCGCACGGCGGTAGCGCGGCTCCCGCGTGAGCGCTGGGCCAGCCACGGCGCCGACGAGGTGCAGTTCGAGGTGGCGACCAATCCGGGCTCCGCTGCGGGTCCGCTGTCGAAGATCGCGTCCGGCGGCGAGTTGTCGCGCTTTGCCCTCGCGCTCAAGGTGGTGCTGGCCGAGGCTGACAGCCCGACGACGCTGATCTTCGACGAGATCGACCAGGGCGTGGGCGGCGCGGTGGCCGCCGCCGTGGGCGAGCGCCTGGCCCGGTTGAGCGACGGCGCACAGGTGCTGGTTGTCACCCATTCGCCACAGGTGGCGGCACGCGGTGGCGTCCATCTGCGAGTCGGCAAGACCGTCGAAGGCGGCGTGACCCTGACGCGGGTCGAGGCGCTGGCCTCCGATGAGCGTCGCGAGGAAATTGCCCGCATGCTGTCGGGTGCGAGCATCACCGACGAGGCGCGCGCGGCGGCGACGCGCCTGCTGGAAGGAGCGGAGGGTTAG
- the ligA gene encoding NAD-dependent DNA ligase LigA, producing the protein MTLEEAGAEHARLAAEIRRNDELYYTRDAPVLSDADYDALRKRLLSIEAAYPELATPDSPSQKVGAAPSAGFSKIRHALPMLSLNNAFDDQDVQDFIDRVRRFLGLSADAAVDILAEPKIDGLSCSVRYEKGKLVLAATRGDGQEGEDVTANVRTIADIPNALKGEGWPDVLEVRGEVYMTKPDFLKLNEAQDAAGKARYANPRNSAAGSLRQLDPDITRSRRLRFFAWGWGEAAAVPADRQSGMMARIASWGFQVNPELKVCDSVETALEAYRRIGEIRASLTYDIDGVVYKVDRLDWQERLGMVSRAPRWAVAHKFAAEQAQTTVQKIDIQVGRTGALTPVAKLEPVTVGGVVVQNATLHNEDEIRRKDIREGDTVIIQRAGDVIPQVVAVVPEKRPKGAEAYVFPTTCPVCGSHAEREEGEVVRRCTGGLICEAQRVERLRHFVSRDAFDIEGLGEKQIAAFWRDGRIQSPADIFRLAETEKTSLKRLDVTEGWGKTSVANLFAAIDARRTIGLDRFLYALGIRHIGQENARILARHYLSIDALLEAVSAAQDPESEAWRDLLNVDGIGPKVAQALLDFFGEALNLQVVHDLLEEIRVSDFDPPRTDSPIAGKTLVFTGTLEKMTRDEAKARAQAMGAKVAGSVSKKTDLVIAGPGAGSKLAQAQALGVAVIDEDGWIEMAGL; encoded by the coding sequence ATGACCCTGGAGGAAGCAGGCGCCGAGCACGCGCGATTGGCAGCCGAAATCCGCCGGAACGACGAGCTCTATTACACCAGGGACGCGCCGGTGCTGTCCGACGCCGATTATGACGCCCTGCGCAAGCGGCTGCTGTCCATCGAGGCGGCCTATCCGGAACTGGCGACGCCCGACAGCCCCAGCCAGAAGGTGGGCGCGGCGCCGTCGGCGGGGTTCTCCAAGATCCGGCATGCCCTGCCCATGTTGTCGCTGAACAATGCGTTCGATGACCAGGATGTGCAGGACTTCATCGACCGGGTCCGGCGCTTCCTGGGCCTGTCCGCCGACGCGGCGGTGGACATCCTCGCCGAACCCAAGATCGACGGCCTGTCCTGCTCGGTGCGCTATGAAAAGGGCAAGCTGGTGCTGGCCGCCACGCGCGGCGACGGCCAGGAGGGCGAGGATGTCACCGCCAATGTCCGCACCATCGCCGATATTCCCAATGCCCTGAAAGGCGAGGGCTGGCCCGACGTGCTCGAGGTGCGCGGCGAGGTCTACATGACCAAGCCCGATTTCCTGAAACTCAACGAGGCGCAGGATGCGGCCGGCAAGGCGCGCTACGCCAATCCGCGCAATTCGGCCGCGGGCTCGCTGCGCCAGCTCGATCCGGATATCACCCGTTCGCGCCGGCTGCGCTTCTTCGCGTGGGGCTGGGGCGAGGCGGCGGCGGTTCCCGCCGACCGTCAGAGCGGCATGATGGCGCGCATCGCGTCCTGGGGCTTCCAGGTCAATCCGGAGCTCAAGGTCTGCGACTCGGTGGAGACGGCGCTGGAGGCCTATCGCCGGATCGGCGAGATTCGGGCGTCGCTGACCTATGACATAGACGGCGTTGTCTATAAGGTCGACCGGCTGGACTGGCAGGAACGCCTCGGCATGGTCAGCCGCGCGCCGCGCTGGGCCGTCGCCCACAAATTCGCCGCCGAGCAGGCGCAGACAACAGTCCAGAAGATAGACATACAGGTCGGTCGAACCGGCGCCCTGACGCCCGTCGCCAAGCTCGAGCCGGTCACCGTCGGCGGCGTCGTGGTGCAGAACGCGACCTTGCACAACGAGGACGAGATCAGGCGCAAGGACATCCGCGAAGGCGACACGGTCATCATCCAGCGCGCGGGAGACGTGATCCCGCAGGTGGTCGCCGTGGTGCCGGAGAAGCGGCCCAAGGGCGCCGAGGCCTATGTGTTCCCCACCACCTGTCCGGTCTGCGGCTCTCATGCCGAGCGCGAGGAGGGCGAGGTGGTGCGGCGCTGCACCGGCGGGCTGATCTGCGAGGCGCAGCGCGTCGAGCGGTTGCGGCACTTCGTGTCGCGCGACGCCTTCGACATCGAGGGCCTGGGCGAAAAGCAGATCGCCGCCTTCTGGCGCGACGGGCGCATTCAATCACCCGCCGATATCTTCCGTCTGGCCGAGACGGAAAAGACGTCGCTGAAGCGGCTGGACGTAACCGAAGGCTGGGGCAAGACGTCGGTCGCCAACCTGTTCGCGGCCATCGATGCGCGCCGCACCATCGGCCTCGACCGGTTCCTTTACGCGCTGGGCATCCGGCATATCGGCCAGGAGAATGCGCGCATCCTCGCGCGGCACTACCTATCCATCGACGCATTGCTGGAGGCGGTGAGCGCGGCGCAGGATCCCGAAAGCGAAGCCTGGCGCGACCTGCTCAACGTGGACGGCATCGGCCCGAAGGTTGCCCAGGCGTTGCTCGACTTCTTCGGCGAGGCACTGAACCTGCAGGTGGTGCACGACCTGCTGGAGGAAATCCGGGTCAGCGACTTCGATCCGCCCCGGACCGACTCGCCCATCGCGGGCAAGACGCTGGTGTTCACCGGCACGCTGGAGAAAATGACCCGCGACGAGGCCAAGGCCCGCGCCCAGGCGATGGGCGCCAAGGTGGCCGGTTCGGTGTCGAAGAAAACGGATCTGGTGATCGCCGGCCCCGGCGCCGGCTCGAAACTGGCGCAGGCGCAGGCGCTGGGCGTGGCGGTGATCGACGAGGACGGCTGGATCGAGATGGCGGGGCTGTAG